One window of Lemur catta isolate mLemCat1 chromosome 3, mLemCat1.pri, whole genome shotgun sequence genomic DNA carries:
- the IFNLR1 gene encoding interferon lambda receptor 1, whose translation MAGPGRWTPLLLCLLQAAPGRPRLAPPRNVTLFSQNFSMYLTWLPGPGSPEDVTYFVAYQSSPTPGRWRKVENCAGTKELVCPMMCLKKQDLYNKFKGRVRAASPRARSPWVESEYLDYLFEVEPAPPVLVLNLTEDILSANATYQLPSCMPPPELNYEVAFWKEGSRNKTLFPATPYGQPVQIPLQPATSERHCLSARTIYTLTVPKYSEFSKPTCFFLGVPGASWAFLVLPSLLPLLLVIATGGVIWKSLTGDPWFQQAKMPQALDFSGHRHLVATFQPSGPESLDDLVLCSQKELAGRARLTPRVMAPATLWAGSEKDGAEDEEDAEDADDGVSLQPYIEPPPFLGQGHQVPGHHEDAEGLDSGRPWAPLVPGEGSCTGDSSDRSWASTVDSSPWDESGSSGCLAKKGPDQGLGQDGHGEPLPPPEFSGDSGFLEELPEDALSPWSAWGSSSLGLDLVPGEPLVSLRTLTFCWDSSPEEKEEEEEEEEEEEEEEEDDEGKSGSEIDDSGAGSWGAESTLRTKERMLGHYMAR comes from the exons ATGGCGGGGCCCGGGCGCTGGACGCCGCTGCTCCTGTGCCTGCTGCAGGCCGCTCCAG GGAGGCCCCGTCTGGCCCCTCCCCGGAATGTGACGCTGTTCTCCCAGAACTTCAGCATGTACCTGACGTGGCTCCCGGGGCCTGGCAGCCCCGAAGACGTGACCTATTTTGTGGCCTACCAGAG CTCTCCCACCCCCGGACGGTGGCGAAAAGTGGAAAACTGTGCTGGAACCAAGGAGCTGGTATGTCCCATGATGTGCCTGAAGAAACAGGACCTGTACAACAAGTTCAAGGGGCGCGTGCGGGCAGCTTCTCCCCGCGCCAGGTCCCCCTGGGTGGAGTCCGAGTACCTGGATTACCTTTTTGAAG TGGAGCCGGCCCCACCCGTCCTGGTGCTCAACCTGACAGAGGACATCCTGAGTGCCAATGCCACGTACCAGCTGCCCTCCTGCATGCCCCCACCAGAGCTGAACTACGAGGTGGCATTCTGGAAGGAGGGGTCCAGAAATAAG ACTCTATTCCCAGCCACCCCCTACGGCCAGCCAGTCCAGATCCCCCTCCAGCCAGCCACCAGCGAACGCCACTGCCTCAGTGCCAGAACCATCTACACCCTCACTGTCCCCAAATACAGCGAGTTCTCTAAGCCCACCTGCTTCTTCCTGGGGGTCCCAG GAGCCAGCTGGGCATTCCTGGTCCTGCCGTCACTTCTGCCCCTGCTGCTAGTAATTGCCACAGGGGGTGTCATCTGGAAGAGCCTCACAGGGGACCCCTGGTTCCAGCAGGCAAAGATGCCACAGGCTCTG GACTTCTCTGGACACAGACACCTTGTGGCAACCTTTCAGCCCAGCGGACCAGAGTCCCTGGACGACTTGGTCCTCTGTTCCCAAAAGGAACTGGCTGGAAGAGCCAGGCTGACCCCTAGAGTGATGGCCCCGGCCACCCTATGGGCAGGATCAGAGAAGGATGGTGCTGAGGATGAGGAGGATGcagaggatgcagatgatggtgTCAGTCTCCAGCCCTACATCGAGCCTCCCCCTTTCCTGGGGCAAGGGCACCAGGTGCCAGGGCACCATGAAGATGCAGAGGGGCTGGACTCAGGGAGGCCCTGGGCTCCTCTGGTCCCGGGCGAAGGCTCCTGTACTGGGGACTCTTCAGACCGAAGCTGGGCCAGCACTGTGGACTCTTCCCCCTGGGATGAGTCTGGGTCCTCTGGCTGCTTGGCCAAGAAGGGGCCAGACCAAGGGCTGGGACAAGACGGGCATGGGGAGCCCCTGCCACCACCTGAATTCTCCGGGGACTCGGGTTTCCTGGAAGAGCTTCCAGAAGATGCCCTCTCCCCCTGGTCCGCCTGGGGCTCCTCATCACTGGGGCTGGATCTGGTCCCTGGGGAGCCCCTAGTTTCTCTGCGGACATTGACCTTCTGCTGGGACAGCAGCcctgaggagaaagaggaggaggaagaggaggaggaggaagaggaggaggaggaggaggatgacgAGGGCAAGAGTGGATCAGAGATTGATGACAGCGGTGCTGGCAGCTGGGGGGCTGAGAGCACTCTGAGGACCAAGGAAAGGATGCTGGGCCACTACATGGCCAGGTGA